The Mytilus galloprovincialis chromosome 7, xbMytGall1.hap1.1, whole genome shotgun sequence genome has a window encoding:
- the LOC143084053 gene encoding aldo-keto reductase 1B-like isoform X2, which yields MANKFSFTLNSGSVMPALGFGTYAPQHVEDDVLKAVRIAVKAGYRHLDCAAIYRNERAVGQALKQLIVESTITRKDIFVTSKLWNTCHRPDLVRSSLKKSLDDLGLSYLDLYLVHWPMGYQEGGEFIPRGKDGNVLYSDVDFVETWKALEDCVDEGLVKDIGLSNFNSKQIERLLEVARIKPSNNQVECHLHLAQNKLIEYCKSKNITVTAYSPLGSPGNKSAPHTPALEEPVVKQLASQKNKTPAQILLRFLLQRGLAVIPKSVTQVRITENFQVFDFELSDVGRLHCITMVTDYWCLFMGI from the exons ATGGCAAATAAGTTTAGTTTTACTTTAAATAGTGGTAGTGTGATGCCAGCTCTTGGATTCGGAACTTATGCTCCTCAACAT gTAGAAGACGATGTATTAAAAGCTGTAAGAATCGCTGTTAAAGCAGGCTATAGACATCTTGACTGTGCTGCAATCTATAGGAACGAACGAGCTGTAGGCCAGGCACTTAAACAACTTATCGTAGAATCAACTATCACTAGGAAAGATATCTTTGTCACCAGTAAG TTATGGAATACATGTCACAGACCAGATTTAGTCCGTTCCAGTTTAAAGAAAAGCCTTGATGATTTAGGACTGTCCTATTTAGACCTGTATCTTGTCCATTGGCCTATGGGCTATCAG GAAGGTGGTGAGTTTATACCCCGAGGGAAAGATGGTAATGTGCTGTATTCTGATGTAGATTTTGTTGAAACATGGAAGGCATTAGAAGACTGTGTGGACGAAGGTTTAGTGAAGGATATAGGCCTTTCTAATTTTAACAGTAAACAAATAGAGAGGTTGCTTGAAGTGGCTAGAATTAAACCTAGTAATAATCAG GTTGAGTGCCATCTTCATCTTGCACAAAATAAGTTAATAGAATATTGTAAATCCAAGAATATTACAGTCACTGCTTACTCACCATTGGGCTCACCTGGAAACAAAAG tgcCCCCCATACCCCAGCATTAGAAGAACCAGTTGTTAAACAGCTTGCTTCACAGAAAAATAAAACTCCAGCACAG ATACTCCTTAGATTTTTATTACAAAGAGGTCTTGCTGTTATTCCAAAAAGTGTAACTCAAGTTAGAATCACAGAAAACTTTCAG gtatttgattttgaattatCTGATGTCGGCAGGTTGCACTGTATAACCATGGTGACTGATTACTGGTGTTTATTTATGGgtatttga
- the LOC143084053 gene encoding aldo-keto reductase 1B-like isoform X1 — MANKFSFTLNSGSVMPALGFGTYAPQHVEDDVLKAVRIAVKAGYRHLDCAAIYRNERAVGQALKQLIVESTITRKDIFVTSKLWNTCHRPDLVRSSLKKSLDDLGLSYLDLYLVHWPMGYQEGGEFIPRGKDGNVLYSDVDFVETWKALEDCVDEGLVKDIGLSNFNSKQIERLLEVARIKPSNNQVECHLHLAQNKLIEYCKSKNITVTAYSPLGSPGNKSAPHTPALEEPVVKQLASQKNKTPAQILLRFLLQRGLAVIPKSVTQVRITENFQVFDFELSEEEMTQLTNLNKDHRLSTEDIALKHKYYPFNEEF; from the exons ATGGCAAATAAGTTTAGTTTTACTTTAAATAGTGGTAGTGTGATGCCAGCTCTTGGATTCGGAACTTATGCTCCTCAACAT gTAGAAGACGATGTATTAAAAGCTGTAAGAATCGCTGTTAAAGCAGGCTATAGACATCTTGACTGTGCTGCAATCTATAGGAACGAACGAGCTGTAGGCCAGGCACTTAAACAACTTATCGTAGAATCAACTATCACTAGGAAAGATATCTTTGTCACCAGTAAG TTATGGAATACATGTCACAGACCAGATTTAGTCCGTTCCAGTTTAAAGAAAAGCCTTGATGATTTAGGACTGTCCTATTTAGACCTGTATCTTGTCCATTGGCCTATGGGCTATCAG GAAGGTGGTGAGTTTATACCCCGAGGGAAAGATGGTAATGTGCTGTATTCTGATGTAGATTTTGTTGAAACATGGAAGGCATTAGAAGACTGTGTGGACGAAGGTTTAGTGAAGGATATAGGCCTTTCTAATTTTAACAGTAAACAAATAGAGAGGTTGCTTGAAGTGGCTAGAATTAAACCTAGTAATAATCAG GTTGAGTGCCATCTTCATCTTGCACAAAATAAGTTAATAGAATATTGTAAATCCAAGAATATTACAGTCACTGCTTACTCACCATTGGGCTCACCTGGAAACAAAAG tgcCCCCCATACCCCAGCATTAGAAGAACCAGTTGTTAAACAGCTTGCTTCACAGAAAAATAAAACTCCAGCACAG ATACTCCTTAGATTTTTATTACAAAGAGGTCTTGCTGTTATTCCAAAAAGTGTAACTCAAGTTAGAATCACAGAAAACTTTCAG gtatttgattttgaattatCTGAGGAGGAAATGACGCAGCTGACAAATCTGAATAAAGATCACAGATTGAGTACAGAAGACAT aGCATTAAAGCACAAGTACTATCCATTTAACGAGGAGTTTTGA